In Candidatus Kerfeldbacteria bacterium, a single genomic region encodes these proteins:
- the pilM gene encoding type IV pilus assembly protein PilM: MPFFTPKNQNVIGLELGSSAIKLVELEPQPNGHRLVTYGIAAHDSAAVRSDSHADAQETVNTLRQLLSAARVTTDRVVAALPAINVFHTMIEIPTMSAKELASAVQWEAKRMIPLPLDKMALDWHVVSPEPSAAGTITVVLTAAAREVVDRYVRVIKAADLGLVALETEINALQRSVLPADPDGHLVIDMGAHNANIVVFANHLPLIVRNLNIGISAIDEHIANALNISLDRASSIRRETTLIHASTANTAPASIKFIVESFLIKEIKRILSAKQTNVRSIILTGGIAHLPGITSFFSEHLSLPCTIGNTWQHVNFNPEMRTALDACGPELSVATGLALKTKTPT, from the coding sequence ATGCCATTCTTTACCCCAAAAAACCAAAATGTGATCGGCTTAGAGCTCGGTTCGTCCGCCATTAAGCTCGTCGAGCTCGAACCACAACCAAATGGGCATCGATTAGTCACCTACGGCATAGCGGCTCATGATTCTGCGGCAGTACGCAGCGATTCCCACGCTGACGCCCAGGAAACAGTCAACACGCTCCGCCAGCTCTTAAGCGCTGCACGGGTAACGACTGATCGCGTGGTAGCCGCGCTTCCAGCGATCAACGTATTCCATACCATGATCGAAATACCCACGATGTCAGCAAAAGAACTCGCCTCTGCCGTACAGTGGGAAGCTAAACGCATGATCCCCTTGCCTTTGGATAAGATGGCGCTTGATTGGCATGTCGTCTCGCCTGAACCCTCAGCTGCCGGCACTATCACGGTCGTACTCACTGCTGCGGCTCGAGAGGTAGTTGACCGGTATGTCCGCGTTATCAAGGCTGCCGATCTAGGATTAGTGGCACTAGAAACTGAAATTAATGCGCTGCAACGATCCGTCCTGCCAGCCGATCCAGACGGACATCTAGTCATTGATATGGGTGCGCATAATGCAAACATTGTTGTCTTCGCCAATCACCTGCCACTGATCGTCCGAAACTTAAACATTGGTATCAGTGCAATCGATGAACACATCGCCAATGCACTCAATATTAGCCTCGATCGCGCCTCATCGATCCGACGTGAAACCACTCTGATCCATGCGTCGACTGCCAATACCGCCCCCGCTTCTATCAAATTTATTGTAGAATCTTTTTTGATCAAGGAGATAAAACGAATTTTATCTGCCAAACAAACAAACGTGCGCAGTATCATTCTCACCGGTGGAATTGCTCATCTCCCTGGCATCACCTCATTCTTCAGTGAACATCTCTCACTCCCCTGCACCATCGGCAATACCTGGCAACATGTCAATTTCAATCCCGAAATGCGAACTGCCCTTGATGCCTGCGGTCCTGAGCTCTCGGTGGCCACTGGACTCGCCTTAAAAACAAAAACCCCCACATAA
- the tadA gene encoding Flp pilus assembly complex ATPase component TadA, producing MDTQTKLAIDRILTTIAAKRAADVHLSVGTPPTMRLHNELVPLPDEPIITKDFMETFVEVVLDNEQEKILDEEREIILAYQLNRQTRYRINIFYQRGVLAAYLRLIGNELIPLEKLGLPTAIDQFAQATHGLLIISGSFGSGKTTTAASLIQHFNTTRSAYILTVERPIEYIFSSQRSIIEQREVGRDAVSFERAIRTITQEDVDILVLSELATPQVISAAISIAASGRLVIANVEANTTVKTLEHIINRFPGGEQPRMRERLASNLMGTICQRLIPRVGGSTIPVAELMLNTPPIQAHIKDGSFYQLPTVIQTSRAEGMISLDWSLAELAKTNEITVDTALEYASDEQLVRSMLSIS from the coding sequence ATGGATACCCAAACAAAACTCGCCATTGATCGCATTCTGACGACCATTGCCGCCAAACGCGCTGCCGACGTTCATCTGTCCGTAGGTACGCCCCCAACCATGCGCCTGCATAATGAGCTGGTACCCCTCCCTGACGAACCGATCATTACCAAGGATTTCATGGAAACGTTTGTCGAGGTGGTGCTCGATAATGAGCAGGAAAAAATACTCGATGAAGAGCGGGAAATAATCCTCGCCTACCAGCTCAATCGCCAAACGCGCTACCGGATTAATATTTTTTATCAGCGGGGGGTATTAGCCGCCTATTTACGACTGATTGGCAATGAGCTGATCCCTTTAGAAAAATTGGGGCTTCCGACGGCCATCGATCAATTCGCACAAGCTACCCACGGGTTGCTTATTATTTCTGGTTCATTTGGTTCAGGGAAAACAACCACCGCCGCCTCGCTGATTCAACATTTTAATACCACGCGATCGGCCTATATTTTAACGGTAGAGCGTCCCATCGAATACATCTTTTCGAGCCAGCGCAGCATCATAGAGCAGCGCGAAGTCGGCCGGGATGCAGTATCGTTCGAACGAGCTATCCGCACCATAACCCAAGAAGATGTAGATATCCTGGTGCTCTCCGAATTAGCTACCCCCCAAGTTATTAGCGCGGCCATTTCCATCGCTGCTTCAGGCCGTCTGGTGATTGCCAATGTAGAAGCTAATACCACCGTCAAAACCCTTGAACATATTATTAATCGTTTCCCCGGCGGTGAACAGCCGCGCATGCGGGAGCGGCTTGCGTCGAATTTAATGGGCACTATTTGCCAGCGCCTTATCCCTCGCGTCGGCGGGAGCACCATACCGGTGGCCGAGCTGATGCTTAATACTCCGCCTATCCAAGCCCATATCAAAGATGGATCATTCTACCAACTCCCAACGGTCATACAAACCTCACGCGCCGAAGGAATGATTTCCCTCGACTGGTCCCTCGCCGAACTGGCGAAAACAAATGAAATTACTGTGGACACGGCACTCGAATACGCCAGCGATGAGCAACTGGTCCGATCTATGCTGAGTATTTCATAA
- a CDS encoding aminoacyl-tRNA hydrolase, translated as MFEYCLVGLGNPGRTYTATRHNLGWQVIDALAQTRLQTKFSAALATITLADKNVLLVKPTTFMNRSGLAVQQIAAFYNLTPERIWIIHDDIDLSFGTLRISRGRSAAGHRGVDSVLTAIHSRACVRFRMGIRPEHPFDTEAFVLERFSAAEKKLLPAFIKRTVAAVTDACAHSPEHAANHFN; from the coding sequence ATGTTTGAGTATTGCCTCGTCGGCCTGGGCAATCCTGGCCGCACCTATACCGCTACCCGGCACAATCTCGGCTGGCAGGTCATCGACGCACTGGCGCAAACCCGCCTCCAGACAAAATTTTCTGCCGCCCTGGCAACGATTACCCTGGCCGATAAAAATGTGCTGCTCGTCAAACCAACGACCTTCATGAATCGGTCCGGCCTTGCGGTACAACAGATTGCGGCATTCTACAATCTCACACCAGAACGCATCTGGATCATTCATGATGATATCGATCTCTCATTTGGCACACTCCGTATCAGCCGAGGTCGATCAGCCGCCGGACATCGCGGCGTCGATTCAGTCCTGACGGCTATACACTCCCGCGCTTGCGTACGGTTCCGTATGGGAATCCGGCCCGAACACCCATTTGATACCGAGGCCTTCGTCCTCGAGCGGTTTTCCGCAGCAGAAAAAAAATTATTACCCGCCTTTATCAAACGAACCGTTGCCGCTGTGACTGATGCCTGCGCCCATTCGCCGGAGCATGCCGCCAATCATTTCAACTAA
- the der gene encoding ribosome biogenesis GTPase Der, translating to MARRLPEVVLVGRMNAGKSTLYNKLAEQSAVLVSDIPGTTRDLHRTHISWRGSDFVLIDTGGLDAAIQGPIEKEVQRHAYRAVERADLIVFVGDGTLPVRSEDRLIARSVRRLKKPTVLAVTKVDGPAKRRRVAPNFQNLGLGQPHLVSGVSGVGTGDLLDVIVHHIPARNYQAPTTDITVSIIGKTNVGKSSLFNAILGEERVIVTPIPHTTREPNDTTLTFKDKTIVLVDTAGLRRDRKQTDKLEQHSADKTKWMIQHSDISWVVTDVSEPLSVQDQIIAEHARRAGNGIVLVANKWDRVKDKSPRAIREHRARYQRYFPALGWAPLIFTSAVDKQRLHVLLQQTIAIAEMRQRRMTEAELHQLITQNPPKKALPSKGTKSATFLRLEQTGIRPPRFTLFAKHAELINPAYCNYLEKELRKRYDYAGTEVRINLHKKHV from the coding sequence ATGGCTCGCCGGTTGCCCGAGGTAGTACTCGTCGGACGCATGAATGCAGGAAAGTCAACGCTCTACAATAAATTAGCTGAGCAGAGCGCGGTGCTGGTTTCTGATATCCCTGGAACCACGCGCGACCTACACCGTACCCACATCTCCTGGCGCGGGAGCGATTTTGTATTAATTGATACCGGCGGCTTGGATGCGGCGATCCAAGGACCGATCGAAAAAGAAGTACAGCGGCATGCGTACCGCGCCGTTGAGCGAGCTGATTTAATCGTCTTCGTCGGCGACGGCACTCTGCCAGTGCGGAGCGAAGACCGACTGATCGCCCGATCAGTACGCCGATTGAAAAAACCAACCGTGCTTGCCGTCACCAAAGTTGACGGCCCGGCGAAACGCCGCCGGGTGGCGCCTAATTTCCAAAATCTTGGCCTCGGCCAACCCCATCTCGTCTCGGGGGTCAGCGGCGTCGGAACCGGTGATCTGCTCGATGTCATCGTCCACCATATTCCAGCTCGAAATTATCAGGCACCCACGACGGATATTACTGTCTCAATTATTGGGAAAACCAATGTTGGTAAATCATCGCTGTTTAACGCTATCCTCGGCGAAGAACGCGTCATCGTCACCCCTATTCCCCATACCACTCGCGAACCGAACGACACCACGCTCACGTTTAAAGATAAAACCATTGTCCTGGTTGACACAGCTGGGCTCCGTCGAGATCGCAAACAAACGGATAAACTGGAGCAACACAGCGCTGATAAAACCAAATGGATGATTCAGCACTCTGATATTTCTTGGGTAGTAACCGATGTGAGCGAACCGCTCAGCGTTCAAGATCAAATTATTGCCGAACACGCGCGCCGGGCTGGTAACGGCATAGTCTTGGTGGCAAATAAGTGGGACCGGGTGAAAGACAAAAGTCCGCGTGCCATCCGCGAACACCGCGCGCGCTACCAACGGTATTTCCCCGCCCTCGGCTGGGCACCGCTCATCTTTACCTCAGCCGTGGACAAACAACGGCTTCATGTATTACTTCAGCAAACGATTGCCATCGCCGAGATGCGCCAGCGCCGAATGACCGAAGCAGAGCTGCATCAGCTCATTACCCAGAATCCGCCCAAAAAAGCCCTGCCGAGCAAAGGGACCAAATCAGCCACCTTCCTCCGCCTGGAGCAAACCGGCATCCGGCCGCCCCGCTTCACCCTGTTTGCCAAGCATGCCGAACTGATCAACCCAGCCTATTGTAATTATCTGGAAAAAGAACTCCGGAAGCGGTACGATTATGCTGGAACCGAAGTTCGTATTAACCTCCACAAAAAGCATGTTTGA
- a CDS encoding LCP family protein, which produces MPDLLQPQSPSSTPKRPRFDPTIYQPSGTPGNDKKSRPAKSRSHLLLWSSLALALVIILIGLGFITKIVLAVNSTNSTTGEKIGFIDQIKHLIDNPEPQLKGESADRINILLAGIGGEGHQGSYLADTIILISYKPSTNEMATVSIPRDLYVEIPDYGFRKINNALAFGVQSDYPGGGEALLARVVSETFELPIHYTARIDFEGFRKAIDELGGIEIDVAQSFTDYEYPDYNYGYQTITFTKGIEEMDGERALQYVRSRHGNNGEGSDFARSQRQQKVLLALKNKFFSVNSLVNPASIVSALDSLGQHNQTNMEIWEIAQLAKMLEPIQKENIVSVTLDTSPEGYLVSDHTLDGAYILRPVSGDFTEINARIANVFDTSAIVKEDARIEVQNGTTQEGLATDTAELLTTQLYNVVKVANAETDTAVTQTTIYDYTGGTKPYTLAALKTLLNARLAPAIPALINSNQKAIPATVAEDIDILIIIGNDRLDPALLSTASN; this is translated from the coding sequence CTCTTGCAGCCACAATCACCATCCTCTACCCCGAAGCGGCCGCGTTTTGATCCCACGATATACCAACCATCTGGGACGCCGGGAAATGATAAGAAATCGCGTCCTGCCAAATCACGATCGCACCTCCTGTTGTGGTCCAGTTTGGCATTAGCGCTGGTTATTATATTGATCGGTTTGGGTTTTATCACAAAGATTGTCCTGGCCGTAAACAGCACTAATTCAACCACCGGCGAAAAAATTGGTTTTATTGATCAAATCAAGCACCTCATCGACAATCCCGAACCCCAATTGAAAGGTGAGTCGGCTGACCGGATCAATATCCTCCTGGCTGGCATTGGCGGTGAGGGGCACCAGGGATCATACCTGGCTGACACCATTATTCTCATCAGCTACAAACCGTCTACCAATGAAATGGCAACCGTTTCAATTCCTCGCGACTTGTATGTCGAAATCCCTGATTATGGCTTTCGCAAAATTAATAATGCATTAGCCTTTGGCGTTCAGTCCGACTACCCCGGCGGTGGCGAAGCACTGTTAGCTCGCGTCGTCTCAGAAACATTTGAATTGCCAATCCATTACACAGCCCGAATTGATTTCGAAGGCTTTCGCAAAGCCATTGATGAGCTGGGTGGAATCGAAATAGATGTCGCACAAAGCTTTACCGATTACGAATACCCAGACTATAACTATGGATATCAAACGATCACGTTTACCAAAGGAATCGAGGAAATGGATGGCGAACGCGCGCTGCAATATGTCCGCTCCCGCCACGGCAATAATGGAGAAGGATCTGATTTTGCCCGATCACAACGGCAACAAAAGGTGCTCTTAGCGCTAAAAAATAAATTCTTTTCCGTCAATTCATTGGTAAACCCCGCCAGCATAGTCTCGGCGCTCGACAGTCTGGGACAACACAACCAAACCAACATGGAAATTTGGGAAATCGCCCAGCTGGCAAAAATGCTTGAACCAATCCAGAAAGAAAATATTGTTTCGGTTACCCTCGATACCAGCCCTGAAGGATATCTCGTATCTGACCATACGCTGGATGGAGCCTATATTCTCCGACCGGTCTCTGGAGACTTTACTGAAATCAATGCCCGTATTGCCAACGTCTTTGATACAAGCGCCATCGTAAAAGAAGACGCACGTATCGAAGTACAAAATGGTACGACCCAGGAAGGACTGGCCACCGATACCGCCGAATTACTCACGACGCAGCTGTATAATGTAGTCAAAGTGGCTAATGCGGAAACTGATACAGCGGTCACCCAAACCACGATTTATGATTATACCGGCGGCACGAAGCCATATACCTTAGCTGCCCTGAAAACTCTACTCAATGCCCGCTTGGCACCAGCTATCCCCGCTCTGATAAATTCAAATCAAAAAGCAATTCCCGCCACGGTAGCCGAAGATATAGATATTCTCATCATCATTGGCAATGACCGTCTCGACCCGGCTCTCTTGAGTACAGCAAGTAACTAA